One window of the Homoserinimonas aerilata genome contains the following:
- a CDS encoding AMP-binding protein, producing the protein MLPLSFDAGLSQVTTAFSVGAHCVLMNYLLPREVPRLCEQYGVTGLTCVPPLWLQLADLDWPEETAQRLRYWANTGGRMPRATLDRLRGVFTTAEPYLMYGLTEAFRSTYLDPAEVDRRPDSIGRAIPNAEVLVLRPDGTPCAPGEEGELVHRGALVTLGYWNDPVRTAERYRLVRHPQWRAPETAVWSGDTVVADADGFLYFVGRKDHMIKTSGYRVSPDEIEEAAYSTGLVRDAVALGVDDPALGQRIVLVATPTATGLDVVALTAALKKLLPLYMVPSRIELREELLRSPNGKYDRTLLAEEVVA; encoded by the coding sequence GTGCTCCCCCTCAGCTTCGACGCGGGCCTCAGCCAGGTGACGACGGCGTTCTCCGTCGGCGCGCACTGCGTGCTCATGAACTACCTGCTGCCGCGTGAGGTGCCGCGGCTGTGCGAGCAGTACGGCGTCACAGGGCTGACCTGCGTTCCGCCGCTGTGGCTGCAGCTCGCCGACCTGGACTGGCCGGAGGAGACCGCGCAGAGGCTGCGCTACTGGGCGAACACGGGCGGGCGGATGCCCCGGGCCACACTCGATCGGCTGCGCGGGGTGTTCACGACCGCCGAGCCGTACCTCATGTACGGCCTCACGGAGGCGTTCCGCTCCACCTATCTCGACCCCGCGGAGGTCGACCGTCGACCCGATTCGATCGGGCGGGCCATCCCGAACGCCGAGGTGCTCGTGCTGCGCCCCGACGGCACCCCGTGTGCACCCGGCGAGGAGGGCGAGCTCGTGCACCGCGGGGCGCTCGTCACGCTCGGCTACTGGAACGACCCCGTGCGCACCGCGGAGAGATACCGCCTCGTGCGGCACCCGCAGTGGCGCGCCCCCGAGACCGCGGTGTGGTCGGGCGACACGGTCGTGGCCGATGCGGACGGCTTTCTGTATTTCGTGGGCCGGAAGGATCACATGATCAAGACATCCGGCTACCGGGTGAGCCCCGACGAGATCGAGGAGGCCGCCTACAGCACGGGCCTCGTGCGCGACGCGGTCGCCCTCGGCGTCGACGACCCGGCACTCGGGCAGAGGATCGTTCTCGTGGCCACGCCGACGGCAACCGGTCTCGACGTCGTCGCGCTCACCGCGGCCCTCAAGAAGCTCCTGCCGCTCTACATGGTGCCCTCGCGCATCGAGCTGCGCGAGGAGCTGCTCCGCTCGCCGAACGGCAAATACGATCGCACCCTTCTCGCCGAGGAGGTCGTGGCATGA
- a CDS encoding AMP-binding protein — MTAIRTHLHDLLAQAAAATPAAPALSYRGTTVDYEEVWRMSRTAAAQLLTVGLQRGDRVAIYLEKRIETVVSIFAVSAAGGVFVPVNPVLKPTQVWHILSDSGAEVLVTSAERLPQLAAILPATRITQVIVVGDGAASDRTASGDMAADGAASLLLHRWEHGQLAAGEPASSSAIDVDPAAILYTSGSTGSPKGVVVSHRNLIVGAESVSSYLGTRATTSS; from the coding sequence GTGACGGCGATCAGAACGCACCTCCACGACCTACTCGCACAGGCGGCCGCGGCGACTCCTGCCGCGCCCGCGCTGAGCTACCGCGGCACGACCGTCGACTACGAGGAGGTCTGGCGGATGTCGCGCACGGCCGCAGCGCAGCTGCTCACGGTGGGCCTGCAGCGCGGCGACCGGGTGGCGATCTACCTCGAGAAGCGCATTGAGACGGTCGTGTCGATCTTCGCCGTCTCCGCCGCCGGGGGCGTGTTCGTGCCCGTCAACCCCGTGCTCAAGCCGACCCAGGTGTGGCACATCCTCAGCGACAGCGGGGCGGAGGTGCTCGTGACCTCGGCCGAGCGGCTGCCGCAGCTCGCGGCCATTCTGCCGGCCACGCGCATCACGCAGGTCATCGTCGTCGGTGACGGGGCAGCATCCGACCGCACGGCATCGGGTGACATGGCAGCAGACGGCGCAGCGTCCTTGTTGCTCCACCGCTGGGAGCACGGCCAGCTCGCGGCAGGCGAGCCGGCGTCCTCCTCCGCGATCGACGTAGACCCGGCGGCCATCCTGTACACCTCGGGCAGCACGGGCAGCCCCAAGGGCGTCGTCGTCAGCCACCGCAACCTGATCGTCGGCGCAGAGAGCGTGAGCAGCTATCTGGGCACACGAGCGACGACGTCATCCTGA